Proteins co-encoded in one Paracrocinitomix mangrovi genomic window:
- the glmM gene encoding phosphoglucosamine mutase encodes MTLIKSISGIRGTIGGQPGDALTPLDAVKFSSAYGSWLIDRNGGNKTKVVIGRDARLSGKMISNIVTSTLNGLGIDVIDLDLSTTPTVEIAVPMEKAQGGIIITASHNPKQWNALKLLNEKGEFISDADGKAILKIAEDDAYNYAEVDDLGTTTYNSSYLEAHIQAVLDLPLVDKSEIEKANFKIAVDAVNSTGGIFVPALLRALGVKDIIQLYCDPTGHFPHNPEPLPENLTEISAKIKSEGAHLGIVVDPDVDRLAFVCEDGSMFGEEYTLVAISDYVLKHTPGNTVSNLSSTISLREVTERYNGCSYAASAVGEVNVVNKMKETNAIIGGEGNGGVIYPEVHYGRDALVGIGLFLTHLAKSGMTSSQLRATYPNYHISKNKIELEAGMDVDGILNNVAKAYSENEVDTTDGVKIYFGSEWVHLRKSNTEPIIRIYSESASESKANELANTIMDKIRALA; translated from the coding sequence ATGACTTTAATCAAATCCATTTCAGGTATCAGAGGAACTATTGGTGGACAACCAGGAGATGCATTAACACCTTTAGATGCAGTTAAATTTTCATCCGCTTACGGAAGTTGGTTAATTGATAGAAATGGCGGCAACAAAACAAAAGTAGTTATCGGTAGAGATGCCAGGTTATCTGGCAAAATGATCAGTAATATTGTTACATCTACCTTAAATGGATTAGGTATTGATGTTATTGATCTTGATCTTTCTACTACCCCAACGGTAGAAATTGCAGTACCTATGGAAAAGGCTCAAGGTGGAATAATCATCACCGCAAGTCATAATCCAAAACAATGGAATGCATTAAAACTATTAAATGAAAAAGGTGAATTTATCTCAGATGCAGATGGAAAAGCTATCCTAAAAATAGCGGAAGATGACGCTTATAATTATGCAGAGGTAGATGATTTAGGAACAACAACTTACAATTCGTCTTATTTAGAAGCACATATTCAGGCAGTTTTAGATTTGCCTTTGGTTGATAAATCGGAAATAGAAAAAGCAAATTTTAAAATTGCCGTTGATGCCGTTAATTCAACAGGGGGGATTTTTGTACCTGCATTGCTTCGCGCATTAGGTGTAAAGGACATTATTCAATTATACTGCGATCCTACAGGCCATTTCCCACACAACCCTGAGCCTTTACCCGAAAATTTAACTGAAATTTCGGCTAAAATAAAGTCAGAGGGAGCGCATTTAGGAATTGTGGTTGATCCGGATGTTGACAGATTGGCTTTTGTTTGTGAAGACGGGAGCATGTTTGGTGAAGAGTATACGCTGGTTGCCATTTCTGATTACGTATTAAAGCACACTCCAGGAAATACAGTGTCAAACTTATCAAGTACTATTTCTTTGCGAGAAGTAACTGAAAGATATAATGGTTGTTCATATGCAGCATCTGCCGTAGGCGAGGTTAATGTTGTAAATAAAATGAAAGAAACCAATGCCATTATTGGCGGAGAGGGGAATGGAGGTGTTATTTACCCTGAAGTTCATTACGGTAGAGATGCTTTAGTAGGAATAGGATTATTTCTGACTCATTTAGCAAAATCAGGAATGACATCAAGTCAATTAAGAGCTACCTATCCAAATTATCATATTTCTAAAAACAAAATCGAACTAGAAGCCGGTATGGATGTGGATGGAATTCTTAACAATGTTGCCAAAGCTTATAGTGAAAATGAGGTTGATACAACAGACGGAGTAAAAATTTACTTCGGTTCTGAATGGGTTCATTTGAGAAAATCTAATACTGAACCAATTATTAGAATTTACTCAGAAAGCGCCTCTGAATCAAAAGCTAATGAGTTGGCAAATACAATAATGGATAAGATTAGAGCGTTAGCGTAA
- a CDS encoding fluoride efflux transporter FluC, with protein MSVFQMIILVFIGSGLGGLTRFGISEISLKMIKSEFPFGTVITNFLACLVLGLVVHFYKDKLSQQLWIKYLVIIGFCGGFSTFSTFSFETVALIKNQLYLYGILNILISLALGIGILLAVAK; from the coding sequence ATGAGCGTATTTCAAATGATCATATTAGTTTTTATTGGTAGCGGTTTAGGCGGCCTAACCAGGTTTGGAATTTCTGAAATATCGCTTAAAATGATTAAAAGTGAATTTCCTTTTGGAACTGTTATTACAAACTTCTTAGCCTGTTTAGTACTAGGATTAGTAGTTCACTTTTACAAAGACAAATTGAGCCAACAATTATGGATTAAATACCTAGTAATCATTGGATTCTGCGGAGGATTTTCTACATTCTCCACATTTAGTTTTGAAACTGTCGCTTTGATAAAAAACCAACTTTATCTGTATGGTATTTTAAACATACTGATAAGTTTGGCCTTAGGAATTGGAATTTTACTAGCCGTAGCCAAGTAA
- a CDS encoding DUF3108 domain-containing protein produces the protein MKTRILAIVAVFILITSFTYQVQNDCSPYFPLKKGTSWEYENFDKKGELEGTDKTTVLDIIAEGEKIIYKLKGEHDGAKKKEKDHFERDFEYTCEDGQLKMSVDHLIPQETRDGMKDMDIVMEQSEMSFPKELKVGDALPDSWVTMKVSTNGMQIMSMRVDVTNRKVVKEEEITTKAGTFKCLLISYDSKTDMGMMKTESSTKEWYSPKVGMVQSEFYDKKGELSSTRKLLKFTEGS, from the coding sequence ATGAAAACAAGAATTCTGGCCATTGTTGCCGTATTTATTTTAATTACCTCTTTTACCTATCAAGTTCAAAATGACTGTAGTCCTTATTTTCCGTTAAAGAAAGGAACGTCATGGGAATATGAAAATTTTGATAAAAAAGGAGAGCTGGAGGGTACAGACAAAACGACTGTTTTGGATATAATCGCAGAAGGTGAAAAAATAATTTACAAGTTAAAAGGGGAGCATGACGGTGCAAAGAAAAAAGAAAAAGATCACTTTGAAAGAGACTTTGAGTATACCTGTGAAGATGGGCAGTTAAAGATGAGCGTTGATCATTTAATTCCACAAGAAACCAGAGATGGAATGAAAGACATGGATATTGTGATGGAGCAATCTGAAATGTCTTTTCCAAAAGAGTTGAAAGTTGGTGACGCCTTGCCTGATTCATGGGTCACAATGAAAGTATCTACCAATGGGATGCAAATTATGTCTATGAGAGTAGATGTAACTAACAGAAAAGTAGTGAAAGAAGAAGAAATCACAACAAAGGCAGGAACTTTTAAATGTTTACTTATTTCTTATGACAGTAAAACTGATATGGGAATGATGAAAACAGAAAGTTCAACCAAAGAGTGGTATTCTCCTAAAGTAGGAATGGTTCAGTCTGAATTCTACGATAAAAAAGGTGAATTAAGTTCAACTAGAAAGCTCCTTAAGTTTACTGAAGGAAGTTAA
- a CDS encoding OmpA family protein: protein MRYYFLLFILLGKTVLAQQDVETGTYTGELTQNGKQKFYFEIRLDTIESNGIAKGTTFIKETQSGNFGTITFLGTYKDGQLNFQEKEILKEDKSKDGYFPSNNFYWCIKKCQLTLNKEDKAYKLIGTWTAGGNCGGGKINVSKAISEKDNCDKITTADFLLGAWTGKFKQHACNVNATYPMVVWIQEVNGLKFKGMFIWTDMQYAEDSRSTLEGEIKNGQVYFYENEIISGSGLVLNGIYKSKIINCDQLDGYWYMEKIGNQCNDPQVLKNGGDYNLDHYVIPTIYFNHNSSELSAESKNKLDKFGQFLKDFPSLKFEIKGHTDNSMSNARNLILSNERAQIVINYLVSKGISSNRFKHSYFGSLSPAVENKNESNMALNRRTEIIVIRK from the coding sequence ATGCGTTACTATTTTTTGCTATTTATTTTACTAGGTAAAACTGTTTTAGCACAGCAAGATGTTGAGACAGGAACTTATACTGGTGAACTTACGCAAAACGGTAAGCAAAAATTCTACTTTGAAATCAGACTCGACACGATTGAATCTAATGGGATAGCTAAAGGCACAACATTCATCAAAGAAACACAGTCTGGCAACTTTGGAACCATCACTTTCCTGGGAACTTATAAAGATGGCCAACTCAATTTTCAAGAGAAAGAAATTTTAAAAGAAGACAAAAGCAAGGATGGTTACTTTCCCTCAAACAATTTTTATTGGTGCATTAAAAAATGTCAATTAACGCTAAACAAGGAGGACAAAGCTTATAAGTTAATAGGCACTTGGACAGCTGGAGGCAATTGTGGTGGAGGAAAAATCAATGTATCCAAGGCGATTTCTGAAAAAGACAATTGTGACAAAATTACTACTGCAGACTTTTTACTTGGCGCATGGACAGGTAAGTTTAAACAACACGCCTGTAATGTTAATGCCACTTACCCAATGGTAGTTTGGATACAAGAAGTAAATGGATTAAAATTCAAGGGAATGTTCATTTGGACAGACATGCAGTATGCAGAGGACAGCAGATCAACATTAGAAGGCGAAATAAAAAACGGGCAGGTGTACTTTTATGAAAATGAAATAATAAGCGGAAGTGGTTTGGTTTTAAATGGCATCTACAAATCTAAAATCATTAATTGTGATCAGCTGGACGGTTATTGGTACATGGAGAAAATAGGTAATCAATGCAATGATCCTCAAGTATTGAAAAACGGAGGTGATTACAATCTTGATCATTACGTAATCCCTACTATATATTTTAATCATAACAGTTCAGAATTATCAGCTGAATCAAAAAACAAGCTGGATAAATTTGGACAATTTTTAAAAGACTTCCCTTCTCTTAAATTTGAGATAAAAGGTCATACTGATAATAGCATGAGCAATGCCAGAAATTTGATTTTGTCAAATGAACGGGCCCAAATTGTTATCAACTATTTAGTTTCAAAAGGAATTTCCTCTAACCGATTTAAGCACAGCTATTTTGGTTCTTTATCTCCGGCTGTAGAGAATAAAAATGAGTCAAATATGGCACTCAATCGCCGAACTGAAATCATAGTTATACGAAAATAA
- the rho gene encoding transcription termination factor Rho — MNNNPDLSSKKIEELKQIATQLGIKNVAKMKKAELIAAISGGENKADSTEATTATESGEESTQNKRPRKRVEATEEKGEADLFSGSTDDKPAAEKSEGGEQHKSHHKDQGAKRRPERNQRKEQNDSSQGNNQGSNQGNNQGNNHHHKKQNKRNPQEEFYGYNFDGLIVSEGVLDMMQDGYGFLRSSDYNYLPSPDDIYVSQSQIKLYGLKKGDTVKGAIRPPKEGEKYFPLIQVESVNGREPSYVRDRVPFEYLTPLFAQEKFKLTGHDKETMSTRVMDLFAPIGKGQRGMIVAQPKTGKTVLLKDVANAIAANHPEVYLIVLLIDERPEEVTDMARSVNAEVVASTFDEPAEKHVKLANIVLEKSKRMVECGHDVVILLDSITRLARAYNTVQPASGKVLSGGVDANALHKPKRFFGAARKIENGGSLTILATALTETGSKMDEVIFEEFKGTGNMELQLDRKISNRRIYPAIDILASGTRREDLLMSKDALTRIWVLRKYLADMNPVEAMEFIKERMEQTQSNEEFLISMNG, encoded by the coding sequence ATGAATAACAATCCTGATTTATCCTCAAAAAAGATTGAGGAACTTAAGCAAATTGCTACTCAACTGGGTATTAAAAATGTAGCTAAAATGAAAAAAGCTGAACTTATTGCTGCTATTAGTGGTGGTGAGAATAAAGCGGATTCAACTGAAGCTACAACTGCAACAGAGAGCGGTGAAGAATCAACACAGAATAAACGTCCGCGTAAAAGAGTAGAGGCTACCGAAGAAAAAGGTGAAGCTGATTTGTTTAGTGGATCTACAGATGACAAACCAGCTGCAGAGAAATCTGAGGGAGGTGAGCAACATAAATCTCATCACAAAGATCAGGGTGCTAAAAGAAGACCGGAGAGAAATCAACGTAAAGAGCAGAATGATAGTAGTCAGGGGAATAATCAAGGAAGTAATCAAGGAAACAATCAGGGAAATAATCATCATCACAAAAAACAAAACAAAAGAAATCCTCAAGAAGAATTTTACGGATATAATTTTGATGGGTTAATTGTTAGTGAAGGTGTGTTGGATATGATGCAGGATGGATATGGCTTCCTAAGATCATCAGATTATAACTATTTGCCTTCACCGGATGATATTTATGTATCTCAATCTCAAATCAAACTTTATGGGTTGAAAAAAGGAGATACTGTAAAAGGAGCAATACGTCCACCAAAAGAAGGAGAAAAATACTTCCCGCTTATTCAGGTTGAAAGTGTAAATGGACGTGAGCCTAGTTATGTAAGAGATAGAGTTCCTTTTGAATATTTAACGCCTTTATTTGCACAAGAGAAATTCAAGCTTACCGGACACGATAAGGAGACAATGTCTACACGTGTTATGGATTTGTTTGCACCAATTGGAAAAGGGCAAAGGGGAATGATCGTTGCCCAACCTAAAACGGGTAAAACAGTTTTGTTAAAGGATGTGGCTAATGCGATTGCCGCAAATCACCCTGAGGTATATTTAATTGTGTTGTTGATTGATGAAAGACCTGAAGAGGTAACAGATATGGCACGTTCAGTAAATGCAGAAGTTGTTGCTTCAACATTTGATGAGCCGGCAGAAAAGCACGTGAAATTGGCCAATATTGTTTTAGAGAAATCTAAAAGGATGGTTGAATGTGGACATGATGTAGTTATCTTGTTAGATTCAATTACCAGATTGGCTAGAGCATATAATACGGTTCAACCAGCATCAGGTAAAGTATTGTCTGGAGGGGTTGATGCAAATGCATTACATAAACCAAAAAGATTCTTTGGTGCTGCTAGAAAAATTGAAAACGGTGGATCTTTAACCATATTAGCAACCGCTTTAACTGAAACTGGTTCTAAAATGGATGAGGTGATCTTTGAAGAATTTAAAGGTACCGGTAACATGGAGCTTCAGTTAGATAGAAAAATCTCTAACAGAAGAATTTATCCGGCTATTGATATACTTGCATCTGGTACCAGACGTGAAGATTTATTGATGTCAAAAGATGCCTTGACAAGAATTTGGGTGTTGCGTAAATATCTTGCAGATATGAATCCTGTAGAAGCTATGGAATTCATTAAAGAAAGAATGGAGCAAACACAATCTAACGAGGAGTTTTTGATTTCAATGAATGGGTAA
- a CDS encoding OmpA family protein has product MKNLIAISLIAFGFTVFGQDVEWKAKNFEDKDGFKTAFEAYEKGKESWELGNQEVFATKDPELHYWKALEQFEKAFKFNPKSAELNFMMGVCYAHSSYKVKCTKYFETAYELNPEVHHFMNYYMGFARQLEYKFDEALKFYQKFENEYKKADRFGKFVKQRYKECQSGKTLHASPVRAWVDQVPEVSTEYNDYAPSITMDGSEMVLTSDRPNSHSPNEVGKYDDDIYTSTFENGKWSTPKPIKGNKINTEKDDISNNFSYNGTKLLLNQITPAGHFDIYESFQKGDEWTEPVSFSRNINLKSDDIYAAYNFNDKLIYYSKSSENNGYEIMVSGVVNVRTREWGLPNREMATSTTFNDGPVYLHPDGKTMYFASEGHNSMGGYDIFMSTKEKSGYWSKPVNMGYPINTPYDDFFFAATANGKFAYIASNREGGEGGFDIYKVTFWGPEKEPALATQDYLLASVAKPIQDPELASEVKVTTSANLTVFKGKTVDALTKKPVEAVIEIINNQTGESVENFTTNSASGKFLLSLNSGANYGIAVKADGYLFHSENFDIPEGSAYNLVNKTIELKNIKVGSKIALRNVFFDTGKSNLRPESNAELDRLVKLLKDVPSLKIELSGHTDNTGSAQGNITLSQDRADAVMAYLVGKGINKSRLTAKGYGSDKPVATNDSAEGRQLNRRTEFEITAN; this is encoded by the coding sequence ATGAAAAATTTAATTGCAATATCATTAATAGCTTTTGGTTTTACAGTTTTTGGACAAGATGTAGAATGGAAAGCAAAGAATTTTGAAGACAAAGACGGTTTTAAAACGGCCTTTGAAGCATATGAAAAAGGGAAAGAAAGTTGGGAATTAGGAAATCAAGAGGTTTTCGCTACCAAAGATCCTGAGTTACATTACTGGAAGGCATTGGAGCAATTTGAAAAAGCATTCAAATTCAATCCTAAAAGTGCTGAGTTAAACTTTATGATGGGGGTTTGTTACGCACACTCTAGTTACAAAGTTAAATGCACAAAATACTTTGAAACTGCTTACGAATTGAACCCTGAAGTTCATCACTTCATGAACTACTATATGGGATTTGCGAGACAGTTAGAGTACAAATTTGACGAAGCTTTAAAATTTTATCAAAAATTTGAAAATGAATATAAAAAAGCAGACAGATTCGGCAAATTCGTAAAACAGCGTTATAAAGAATGTCAATCAGGAAAAACACTGCACGCAAGCCCTGTTAGAGCTTGGGTTGATCAGGTTCCTGAAGTAAGTACTGAATACAACGATTATGCACCTTCTATTACAATGGATGGAAGTGAAATGGTACTTACATCTGACAGACCTAATAGTCACAGCCCTAATGAAGTGGGTAAATATGATGATGATATCTACACTTCTACTTTTGAAAATGGAAAATGGAGTACTCCAAAACCTATCAAAGGAAATAAAATCAATACAGAGAAAGATGATATCTCAAATAACTTCTCGTACAATGGAACTAAGTTATTGTTGAATCAAATTACACCAGCAGGTCACTTTGATATTTACGAATCTTTTCAAAAAGGAGATGAGTGGACAGAGCCTGTATCTTTTTCAAGAAATATCAACTTGAAATCAGATGATATTTATGCAGCATATAACTTCAATGACAAATTGATTTATTATTCAAAATCATCTGAAAACAATGGTTACGAAATCATGGTTTCAGGAGTTGTAAATGTTAGAACCAGAGAGTGGGGATTACCAAATAGAGAAATGGCAACTAGTACAACTTTCAATGACGGACCAGTTTATCTTCACCCTGATGGTAAAACAATGTACTTTGCCTCTGAAGGGCATAATAGTATGGGAGGATACGACATTTTTATGTCTACAAAAGAGAAAAGTGGATACTGGTCAAAACCAGTAAACATGGGATATCCAATTAATACTCCTTATGATGATTTCTTTTTTGCTGCAACTGCAAATGGAAAATTTGCCTATATCGCTTCAAACAGAGAAGGTGGTGAAGGCGGATTTGATATCTACAAAGTTACTTTCTGGGGTCCTGAAAAAGAACCTGCTCTTGCTACACAGGATTATTTATTGGCTTCAGTAGCCAAGCCTATTCAAGATCCTGAATTAGCATCTGAAGTAAAAGTAACTACATCTGCAAACCTTACAGTATTTAAAGGTAAAACGGTAGATGCATTAACCAAAAAACCGGTTGAAGCTGTTATTGAAATCATCAACAACCAAACTGGTGAATCAGTTGAAAATTTTACAACTAACTCTGCCAGTGGAAAATTCCTTTTATCATTGAATTCAGGTGCCAACTACGGAATTGCGGTTAAGGCTGACGGATACCTTTTCCATTCAGAAAACTTTGACATTCCAGAAGGATCTGCGTACAACCTTGTAAACAAAACAATTGAGTTGAAGAACATTAAAGTGGGATCAAAAATCGCACTTAGAAATGTGTTCTTTGATACGGGAAAATCAAACTTAAGACCTGAATCCAATGCTGAGTTGGACAGATTGGTTAAACTACTTAAAGATGTTCCATCTCTTAAAATTGAATTATCAGGACACACTGATAATACAGGTTCAGCACAGGGAAATATTACCTTATCTCAAGACAGAGCAGATGCGGTAATGGCTTACCTTGTTGGAAAAGGAATCAACAAAAGTAGATTAACTGCTAAAGGATATGGTTCAGACAAACCTGTTGCAACCAATGATTCTGCAGAGGGACGTCAATTAAACAGACGTACTGAATTTGAGATTACAGCGAACTAA
- a CDS encoding 7TM diverse intracellular signaling domain-containing protein — MGKILLWVSLFLSTYTFGQKGVITLTDENLGNSFAKDVLLIEDQEHQYELADVQNLPDSSFSSPSNDIPNLDFTTSSWWMKFSVTNNSSFSYFILETARPITNKVEFYEVRGENVENAFVSGDDLPYENRVVPHNLNLFPITIYPTQTKHYYVRMVSDGEVITLPVKIQDKMSYFERDATQQYGHGFYYGMMYLITVIYFFFFLILRDRTFLFYIIYVATQAFLQLGLDGYAYRYLFPSGGYMANHFILLIAGVTVFSLFNYVISFLNLAEKDPRMNKVLRGLQVVVAAVTLMSLIPGKTYEIGFPVINGISLLSMIASVFVIFRLIYRKEKVDISFAIAFIILILGAIVFILGNFNIVGDAVIAQNALKISSALEVTILSLSMSNKYRRLQEEKEEAQKESLKQLQEKNELMDDINIKLEKQVKDRTAEIERQKEELATSNEEILSSIHYAKRIQEAILPSDQHVKNLLPESFVLYTPKDVVSGDFYFVEKTTTSTSETELVIAAAVDCTGHGVPGAFMSIVGNNYLTASLTEAKVNDVAAALNFLNEGVVNSLRQNKGNKEKVRDGMDIALVAYDKKGSQLYFAGAKNPVYIVREVVGEDEDFKPDPENKNPLKAEDSNLFLKEIKGDSHPIGAYIGEELKPFNYHAINVQKGDMIYIFSDGYADQFGGPDGKKYKYKNFKKFLLSIANESADVQKEKLQQEYERWRSDFEQIDDVLVMGFRVV, encoded by the coding sequence ATGGGAAAAATACTACTTTGGGTATCTCTTTTTCTAAGTACTTATACTTTTGGTCAAAAAGGTGTAATTACATTGACAGATGAAAATCTTGGAAATTCATTTGCTAAAGATGTTTTATTGATTGAGGATCAAGAGCATCAATATGAATTAGCAGATGTCCAAAATTTGCCTGATTCTTCATTTAGTAGTCCTTCTAATGATATTCCAAATTTGGATTTTACCACTTCATCATGGTGGATGAAGTTCAGTGTAACCAACAACAGTTCGTTTTCCTATTTTATTTTAGAAACTGCTCGTCCAATCACAAACAAAGTTGAGTTTTATGAAGTAAGGGGAGAAAATGTTGAGAATGCTTTTGTTTCCGGTGACGATTTGCCTTATGAAAATAGGGTTGTTCCTCATAATTTGAATCTGTTTCCAATAACCATTTATCCAACCCAAACTAAGCACTATTATGTGCGAATGGTAAGTGATGGCGAGGTAATTACTTTGCCAGTAAAAATCCAGGATAAAATGAGCTATTTTGAAAGAGATGCGACTCAGCAGTATGGTCACGGATTCTACTATGGAATGATGTATCTCATCACTGTGATTTACTTCTTTTTCTTCTTGATTTTACGCGATAGAACTTTTCTGTTTTACATAATTTATGTAGCAACACAGGCTTTTTTGCAGTTAGGATTGGATGGGTATGCTTATCGATACCTATTTCCTTCCGGTGGATACATGGCAAATCACTTTATTCTTTTGATTGCAGGAGTCACTGTTTTTTCACTTTTCAATTATGTGATAAGCTTTTTAAACCTGGCTGAGAAAGATCCTAGAATGAACAAGGTGTTACGTGGATTGCAGGTGGTAGTTGCAGCCGTTACATTGATGTCATTGATTCCGGGAAAAACATATGAAATTGGATTTCCGGTAATTAACGGGATTTCTCTTTTAAGTATGATTGCAAGTGTGTTTGTGATTTTCAGGTTGATTTACAGAAAAGAGAAAGTAGACATTTCTTTTGCCATTGCATTTATCATATTGATCTTGGGAGCAATTGTATTCATTTTGGGAAATTTCAACATAGTTGGAGATGCAGTAATAGCACAGAATGCATTGAAAATTAGCTCAGCCTTGGAGGTGACAATTTTGAGTTTATCTATGAGTAATAAATACCGTAGATTACAGGAAGAGAAAGAAGAAGCTCAAAAAGAATCATTAAAGCAATTACAAGAGAAGAATGAATTGATGGATGACATCAATATCAAACTGGAAAAACAAGTAAAAGATCGTACGGCTGAAATAGAAAGACAAAAAGAAGAATTAGCAACTAGTAATGAAGAGATTTTGAGTAGTATTCATTATGCAAAGCGAATTCAAGAAGCCATTTTACCATCTGATCAGCATGTAAAGAATTTATTGCCAGAGTCCTTTGTGTTATATACACCAAAAGATGTAGTAAGTGGAGATTTTTACTTTGTAGAAAAAACTACGACATCTACTAGTGAAACTGAATTGGTAATTGCTGCTGCTGTTGATTGTACTGGACATGGAGTGCCGGGTGCTTTTATGAGTATTGTTGGAAACAATTACTTAACTGCCAGTTTAACAGAAGCTAAAGTTAATGATGTGGCGGCTGCGCTTAATTTTTTGAATGAAGGAGTTGTTAATTCTTTAAGACAAAATAAAGGCAATAAGGAAAAGGTGCGAGATGGGATGGACATTGCGCTTGTGGCATATGATAAAAAAGGAAGTCAACTTTATTTTGCCGGGGCAAAGAATCCTGTTTATATCGTAAGAGAAGTTGTTGGAGAGGACGAAGATTTCAAACCTGATCCTGAAAATAAAAATCCGCTTAAAGCAGAAGATTCAAATTTATTTTTGAAAGAAATTAAAGGAGATTCACATCCAATTGGTGCTTATATAGGAGAAGAGTTAAAGCCATTTAATTATCATGCAATTAATGTACAGAAAGGAGATATGATCTATATTTTCTCAGACGGTTATGCAGACCAATTCGGAGGTCCTGATGGCAAAAAGTACAAGTACAAAAACTTTAAAAAATTCTTGTTGTCAATCGCCAATGAAAGTGCGGATGTTCAAAAGGAAAAACTTCAACAAGAATACGAGCGTTGGAGAAGTGATTTTGAGCAAATAGATGATGTGCTGGTAATGGGATTTAGAGTGGTTTAA
- a CDS encoding tetratricopeptide repeat protein, with amino-acid sequence MKRILFTLAASFLCLSTFAQIEDELTPEEKAYRDSIANLNETNAAIEKSQKAYNAGIELFNQKKYEGAINKFSESISADPNFTPAYYNKAIAENKALKFKEAVKTMDVLLQKKPGYAKGYFQRGWAYQGMKEYLSAEKDYLKSIELDPKNPLAYYNFGTLKFMQKDYESAIEQFTKVIELRPEDAYAYNDRGSCYRMLEKYAQAVKDYEEAARKNANLAFVLNNIGTTKTRMKLYDEALKAFNRALSVDAKFYLAYNNRGVTEMQMERYSDAVNDFTKAIEINSSYAPAYSNRSGAYFKNGEYEKAKKDADKAISLDKNLADAYVNRANAKEMLRDMEGACEDWHKARELGSELAKNYHSTNCSN; translated from the coding sequence GTGAAAAGAATACTGTTTACCCTTGCAGCTTCTTTCCTGTGTTTATCAACTTTTGCTCAAATTGAGGATGAGTTGACACCGGAAGAGAAAGCTTATAGAGACTCGATCGCTAACTTAAACGAAACTAATGCAGCAATCGAAAAATCCCAAAAAGCATATAATGCCGGGATTGAATTGTTCAACCAAAAAAAGTACGAAGGAGCAATCAACAAATTCTCTGAATCTATTTCAGCAGATCCAAATTTTACACCAGCTTATTACAATAAGGCCATTGCAGAAAACAAAGCTTTAAAGTTTAAAGAAGCGGTAAAAACAATGGATGTTTTATTGCAAAAAAAGCCTGGATACGCAAAAGGGTACTTCCAAAGAGGCTGGGCTTATCAAGGAATGAAAGAGTATTTAAGCGCGGAGAAAGATTATTTAAAATCTATTGAATTAGATCCTAAAAACCCGCTTGCTTATTACAACTTTGGGACATTGAAATTCATGCAAAAAGATTACGAATCGGCTATTGAGCAGTTTACAAAAGTGATTGAATTGCGTCCGGAAGATGCATATGCATACAATGATCGTGGTTCATGCTACAGAATGTTAGAAAAATATGCTCAAGCAGTAAAAGACTACGAAGAAGCTGCTAGAAAAAATGCAAACCTTGCTTTTGTTTTAAATAATATAGGTACTACCAAAACAAGAATGAAGCTTTATGATGAAGCACTTAAAGCTTTCAATAGAGCATTGTCGGTAGATGCTAAATTCTATTTAGCATACAACAACCGTGGGGTTACTGAAATGCAAATGGAGAGATATTCAGATGCAGTTAATGATTTTACAAAAGCAATTGAGATCAACAGTTCATATGCACCTGCATACAGCAACCGTTCTGGAGCTTACTTCAAAAATGGAGAGTATGAAAAAGCTAAAAAAGATGCAGACAAAGCAATCTCATTAGACAAAAATTTAGCAGATGCTTATGTAAATAGAGCAAATGCAAAAGAAATGTTACGTGACATGGAAGGGGCATGCGAAGATTGGCACAAGGCTAGAGAATTAGGTTCTGAACTAGCTAAAAATTATCATTCAACTAATTGTTCAAACTAA